A region from the Paenibacillus humicola genome encodes:
- a CDS encoding MDR/zinc-dependent alcohol dehydrogenase-like family protein, giving the protein MTIPTKMKAVVAYAPGDYRLEEVPVPSPGPGEMLVKVEACGICAGDIKAYGGAPSFWGDEKQPAYIKAPVIPGHEFIGRVAALGEGVSGFGVGDRVISEQIVPCWQCRFCKRGQYWMCEKHDLYGFQHNVNGGMAEYMIFTKEAINYKVPEELPIDDAILIEPYACSFHAVQRAQIQLGDIVVISGAGTLGLGMIGAARLAGPGKLIALDLNEDRLRLARKFGADLALNPAEVDVVAEIKGMTEGYGCDIYIEATGHPKSVEQGLSMIRKLGRFVEFSVFKEPVTVDWSIIGDRKELDVLGSHLGPYCYPLVIDGIAGGRLPTEGVVTHKLPLERFEEGFKLVQSGKNSLKVVLVP; this is encoded by the coding sequence ATGACGATTCCGACAAAAATGAAAGCGGTTGTAGCCTACGCTCCCGGCGATTACCGGCTGGAGGAGGTGCCGGTCCCGTCGCCGGGTCCCGGCGAAATGCTTGTGAAGGTGGAAGCGTGTGGCATTTGCGCGGGCGATATAAAAGCTTACGGCGGCGCGCCGAGCTTCTGGGGCGACGAGAAACAGCCCGCTTATATAAAGGCACCCGTTATACCGGGGCACGAGTTCATCGGCCGGGTGGCCGCGCTGGGCGAAGGCGTTTCGGGCTTTGGCGTGGGAGACCGGGTCATTTCCGAGCAGATCGTGCCCTGCTGGCAGTGCCGTTTTTGCAAGAGGGGCCAATACTGGATGTGCGAAAAGCACGACCTGTACGGGTTTCAGCATAACGTAAACGGCGGCATGGCGGAGTATATGATTTTTACGAAGGAAGCGATTAACTATAAAGTGCCCGAGGAACTGCCGATCGACGACGCGATCCTCATCGAGCCGTACGCCTGCTCGTTCCATGCGGTGCAGCGCGCGCAAATTCAATTGGGCGACATCGTGGTCATTTCGGGAGCGGGAACGCTCGGCCTCGGTATGATCGGCGCCGCGAGGCTGGCCGGCCCGGGAAAATTGATCGCGCTGGACCTGAACGAGGACCGGCTCCGGCTGGCCCGAAAATTCGGCGCGGATCTCGCCCTGAACCCGGCCGAGGTCGATGTCGTCGCGGAAATCAAGGGGATGACGGAGGGCTACGGCTGCGACATTTATATTGAAGCGACCGGTCATCCGAAATCGGTCGAGCAGGGGCTTTCCATGATCCGCAAGCTCGGCCGGTTCGTCGAATTCAGCGTGTTCAAAGAGCCGGTGACGGTCGATTGGAGCATTATCGGCGACCGCAAAGAGCTGGACGTACTCGGCTCGCACCTCGGACCGTACTGCTACCCGCTTGTGATCGACGGGATTGCCGGGGGCAGGCTGCCGACGGAGGGGGTCGTCACCCACAAGCTGCCGCTGGAGCGGTTCGAGGAAGGCTTCAAGCTGGTGCAGAGCGGGAAAAATTCGCTTAAAGTCGTACTGGTGCCGTAA
- the dhaL gene encoding dihydroxyacetone kinase subunit DhaL, with product MKLTTMQMKEIFNRVADRIEAEKDWLSELDRALGDGDHGVTMSTGWQAIRKKLDDFGEGSECAELFKAAGMTFLSAVGSSVGPLYATAFMRGAAALQGKRELDEDDIIAFWTAAVKGIQERGKAQAGDKTMLDTWMPIVEALQAGKSEGKDIATTLKEASAAGKRGMEATKDMLSRLGRSSRLGDRSLGHQDPGATSAYLIFSAFCDGALEGQSA from the coding sequence GTGAAGCTGACAACGATGCAGATGAAAGAGATTTTTAACCGCGTCGCGGACCGTATCGAGGCGGAGAAGGACTGGCTGTCCGAACTGGACCGCGCGCTCGGCGACGGCGACCACGGCGTTACGATGTCGACCGGCTGGCAGGCGATCCGGAAGAAGCTGGACGATTTCGGCGAGGGAAGCGAATGCGCGGAGCTGTTCAAGGCGGCGGGCATGACGTTCCTGAGCGCGGTCGGATCGTCGGTCGGGCCGCTGTACGCCACGGCGTTTATGCGCGGCGCGGCCGCGCTGCAGGGAAAGCGGGAGCTGGACGAAGACGATATCATCGCGTTTTGGACGGCGGCGGTCAAAGGCATTCAGGAGCGGGGCAAGGCGCAGGCGGGCGACAAAACGATGCTCGATACATGGATGCCTATCGTGGAAGCGCTTCAGGCGGGGAAAAGCGAGGGAAAGGATATCGCGACAACCTTGAAGGAAGCATCCGCCGCCGGCAAACGGGGAATGGAGGCGACGAAGGATATGCTCTCCCGGCTCGGGAGGTCCAGCAGGCTGGGCGACCGGTCACTTGGGCATCAGGATCCGGGCGCGACTTCCGCGTACCTGATCTTCTCCGCCTTCTGCGACGGAGCGCTCGAAGGGCAAAGCGCATGA
- a CDS encoding FAD-binding oxidoreductase, producing MDGTDTVFPVRRAIDQIRETAGPGAAPEEAAQPVSPYRIAASLIVSPENEEQTAGVLRLASANRYTVVPQGGGTKDALGGAAGKADILLSMRKMSGILQHSVGDLMVTALPGTTVGELQDKLREEGQFLPLDPAWSRQSTIGGMTAANASGPKRALYGSVRDHLIASRAVLADGTIIRTGAKVVKNVAGYDMNKLFVGSMGTLGVLTELTFKIRPLPASAGLAAFRSGGLGEWKRLQESLLDSQLEPCAAELISAAEAQELFGSPEPMVLVLFEDVEASVRYQLDRLKSAAEDAGLKPFAEICGCGETEPVIEGLRALAPNALDAPPDRLIVSMKLLSRLTDVPDICEFAVKSGEEAGLQVRFGGGLYTGISHATVAADWQRLQETIRWIRSVFVYMEELNGGATLSFAPPEVRSAVPAWGTDRSGNELMRSVKQQFDSAHILNRGRFVGGI from the coding sequence ATGGATGGTACTGATACGGTATTTCCGGTTCGCCGAGCGATCGATCAAATCCGGGAAACGGCGGGCCCGGGAGCTGCTCCGGAAGAAGCGGCGCAGCCCGTCTCTCCTTACCGGATCGCGGCTTCCCTGATCGTGTCCCCGGAGAACGAGGAGCAGACGGCAGGCGTGCTGCGGCTGGCGTCCGCCAACCGGTATACTGTCGTTCCTCAAGGCGGCGGCACGAAGGACGCGCTTGGGGGAGCCGCGGGGAAAGCCGACATTTTGCTTTCCATGCGCAAGATGTCGGGCATTTTGCAGCATTCCGTGGGCGATCTGATGGTGACCGCCCTGCCCGGAACGACGGTCGGCGAGCTGCAGGACAAGCTGCGCGAGGAAGGGCAGTTTCTGCCGCTGGATCCGGCCTGGAGCAGGCAATCGACGATCGGCGGCATGACGGCCGCGAATGCTTCGGGTCCGAAGCGGGCGCTTTACGGGTCGGTCAGGGACCATCTGATCGCGTCCCGGGCGGTGCTTGCGGACGGCACGATCATTCGCACGGGCGCCAAAGTGGTGAAAAATGTCGCCGGCTACGATATGAACAAATTGTTTGTCGGCTCCATGGGCACGCTTGGCGTGCTGACCGAGCTGACGTTTAAAATCCGCCCGCTGCCGGCCTCGGCCGGTCTGGCCGCGTTCCGTTCCGGCGGCCTCGGCGAATGGAAAAGGCTGCAGGAATCGCTGCTCGATTCCCAGCTGGAGCCGTGCGCGGCGGAGCTGATCAGCGCGGCGGAGGCGCAGGAGCTGTTCGGTTCGCCCGAGCCGATGGTGCTGGTCCTGTTCGAGGACGTCGAAGCGTCCGTCCGCTATCAACTGGACCGGCTGAAGTCCGCTGCGGAGGACGCAGGGCTGAAGCCGTTTGCCGAAATTTGCGGCTGCGGGGAAACCGAGCCGGTCATCGAGGGGCTGCGCGCATTGGCGCCGAATGCGCTCGATGCGCCGCCTGACCGACTGATTGTTTCGATGAAGCTGCTGTCCCGGCTGACGGATGTGCCGGACATTTGCGAATTTGCGGTAAAGAGCGGCGAAGAAGCGGGGCTTCAAGTCCGATTCGGCGGCGGGCTGTACACCGGAATCAGTCACGCGACGGTCGCCGCCGATTGGCAGCGCTTGCAGGAGACGATCCGGTGGATACGCAGCGTTTTCGTCTATATGGAGGAATTGAATGGCGGCGCAACGCTTTCCTTCGCGCCGCCGGAGGTTCGTTCCGCCGTGCCCGCGTGGGGAACGGACCGCAGCGGCAATGAATTGATGCGCAGCGTCAAGCAACAATTCGATTCGGCCCATATTTTAAACCGCGGCCGTTTTGTGGGAGGGATCTGA
- a CDS encoding (Fe-S)-binding protein has product MVTAEVKLPPVLKSNYPFEDAPEEDKFSQCVHCGICLEACPTYQQTGLEAHSPRGRVYLIKSVAEGKIDLNEYFADPVGTCLDCRACETACPANVQVGSLVEEARGQLYKSEPPSGASGFVHSFFLHKLFPYPKRMNRMYKLLKLYQKTGLRSAVRSTKLLNILPAHLREMERAVPEVTAPPVLHRMPEVLPAFGTKRARVAMLTGCVMDVMFGDVNEATVNVLRRNGCEVWIPQNQNCCGALHVHAGDRDTAKMLARRNIDVFLSQEIDAVVINAAGCGSTLREYWELLKHDEAYSAKAQQFTDKVTDVSRFLDRLGLIPPEGRLDLTVTYHDACHLAHAQKIRSEPRRLLEAIPGLRMVAMPDADRCCGSAGVYNLTHPDMAGQLLDRKMDDIPAGCDAVVMGNPGCMMQFRVGVVRDNRPEEILHTIQLLDWSYQGVNPLAREGV; this is encoded by the coding sequence ATCGTGACAGCCGAAGTGAAGCTGCCGCCCGTCTTGAAGTCCAATTATCCGTTCGAGGATGCGCCGGAAGAGGACAAGTTCTCGCAGTGTGTGCACTGCGGCATCTGTCTGGAGGCTTGTCCGACCTATCAGCAAACGGGGCTCGAAGCGCATTCTCCCCGCGGACGCGTCTACCTGATCAAATCGGTGGCTGAAGGAAAAATAGACCTGAACGAATATTTCGCCGATCCGGTCGGGACGTGCCTGGACTGCCGCGCCTGCGAAACGGCCTGCCCGGCGAACGTGCAGGTCGGCTCCCTGGTCGAGGAAGCGCGCGGCCAGCTGTATAAATCGGAGCCGCCGAGCGGGGCGTCCGGTTTCGTGCATTCCTTCTTTCTGCACAAGCTGTTTCCGTACCCGAAACGGATGAACCGGATGTACAAGCTGCTGAAGCTGTATCAAAAAACGGGGCTGCGCTCCGCGGTGCGGTCAACGAAGCTGCTGAACATTTTGCCGGCGCATTTGCGGGAAATGGAACGGGCCGTGCCGGAGGTGACCGCGCCTCCCGTGCTGCACCGGATGCCGGAGGTACTGCCGGCGTTCGGGACGAAGCGGGCGCGGGTGGCGATGCTGACCGGCTGCGTCATGGACGTCATGTTCGGCGACGTCAATGAAGCGACGGTGAACGTGCTGCGCCGGAACGGCTGCGAGGTGTGGATTCCGCAAAATCAAAATTGCTGCGGCGCGCTGCACGTGCATGCGGGCGACCGGGATACGGCGAAAATGCTGGCCCGGCGGAATATCGACGTGTTTCTGTCGCAGGAGATCGACGCCGTCGTCATTAACGCCGCCGGCTGCGGCTCCACGCTGAGAGAGTATTGGGAGCTGTTGAAGCACGATGAGGCGTACAGCGCCAAAGCGCAGCAGTTTACCGACAAGGTGACGGACGTGTCCCGGTTTCTCGACCGACTCGGCCTCATTCCGCCGGAAGGCAGGCTGGACCTGACCGTTACGTATCACGACGCCTGCCATCTGGCCCATGCGCAAAAAATCCGCAGCGAGCCGCGGCGGCTGCTGGAAGCGATTCCGGGTCTCCGAATGGTGGCGATGCCGGATGCCGACCGCTGCTGCGGAAGCGCGGGCGTCTACAATTTGACTCATCCGGATATGGCCGGTCAGCTGCTGGACCGGAAAATGGACGACATTCCGGCCGGCTGCGACGCCGTCGTCATGGGCAATCCGGGGTGCATGATGCAGTTCCGGGTCGGCGTCGTCCGGGATAACCGCCCGGAAGAGATTTTGCATACGATTCAGCTGCTGGATTGGTCTTATCAAGGCGTCAATCCGCTTGCGCGCGAGGGGGTCTAA
- a CDS encoding FAD-linked oxidase C-terminal domain-containing protein has product MDPKKRDVFIAEMTRLLGSRSVLHRYEDLLAYECDGYTIHKGLPGAVLFPANTQEVAAAVQYMHRQQIPFIPRGAGTGLSGGATALNGEVLISLARMNKLLEVDYLNRRAVVQPGYINLKLSNSISTKGYYYAPDPSSQASCTIGGNVGENAGGAHCLKYGVTTNHVLGLELVLPNGDIVRLGGVPDAPGYDLLGVLTGSEGTMGIVTEITVRILKKPQGVKTAVALYDDVNDASHAVSDIIAAGIVPAALEMMDNTAIEGVESGNYPVGYPRDLGAVLIVEVDGIEAGLQHQIDQVLEVCRKHNVREVKQAADADERARWWANRKTAFGAMGTISPDYLVQDGVIPRSRLPEVLAEVASISAKYGLRIANVFHAGDGNLHPLILFDSRIPGEKENAVKAGSEVLKACAEVGGSITGEHGVGIEKMEDMRYIFTDEEIRVQLSLREAFNPDNLCNPDKMFPNPARCVEVKHVAAAARP; this is encoded by the coding sequence ATGGATCCGAAGAAACGCGACGTTTTCATCGCCGAGATGACCCGCCTGCTCGGCAGCCGGTCGGTGCTGCACCGGTACGAGGATCTCCTTGCCTATGAATGCGACGGCTATACGATTCATAAAGGCCTGCCCGGCGCCGTTCTATTCCCGGCGAACACGCAGGAGGTCGCGGCGGCCGTCCAATATATGCACCGGCAGCAAATTCCGTTCATCCCGCGCGGCGCGGGCACGGGCTTAAGCGGCGGGGCGACGGCGCTGAACGGGGAAGTGCTCATCAGTCTTGCGCGTATGAACAAGCTGCTTGAGGTCGATTATTTGAACCGGCGGGCCGTCGTGCAGCCGGGGTACATCAACCTGAAGCTTTCCAATTCGATTTCGACCAAGGGCTATTATTATGCCCCGGACCCGTCGAGCCAGGCTTCCTGCACGATCGGCGGCAACGTCGGAGAGAACGCGGGCGGGGCGCACTGCCTGAAATACGGCGTCACGACCAACCATGTGCTCGGGCTCGAGCTCGTCCTGCCAAACGGCGACATCGTCCGGCTGGGCGGCGTTCCCGACGCGCCGGGCTACGATTTGCTCGGGGTGCTGACCGGCTCGGAAGGGACGATGGGGATCGTCACCGAAATTACGGTGCGCATTCTCAAAAAGCCGCAGGGCGTCAAAACGGCGGTTGCGCTGTACGACGACGTGAACGACGCCAGCCATGCGGTGTCCGACATCATCGCCGCCGGAATCGTTCCGGCCGCGCTGGAAATGATGGACAATACCGCGATCGAAGGCGTCGAATCCGGCAACTACCCGGTCGGCTATCCGCGCGATCTCGGCGCCGTGCTGATCGTCGAGGTCGACGGCATCGAGGCGGGCCTGCAGCATCAAATCGACCAGGTGCTGGAGGTTTGCCGCAAGCACAACGTCCGCGAAGTGAAGCAGGCGGCGGATGCCGACGAGCGCGCCCGGTGGTGGGCCAACCGCAAGACGGCTTTCGGCGCGATGGGCACCATCTCGCCCGACTATCTGGTGCAGGACGGGGTTATTCCGCGCAGCCGATTGCCGGAGGTGCTCGCAGAAGTGGCTTCGATCAGCGCCAAATACGGGCTGCGGATCGCCAATGTCTTCCATGCCGGGGACGGCAATCTCCATCCGCTGATCCTGTTCGATTCCCGCATTCCCGGGGAGAAAGAGAATGCGGTGAAGGCGGGCTCGGAGGTGCTGAAGGCATGCGCCGAGGTCGGCGGCTCCATAACGGGCGAGCATGGCGTCGGCATCGAAAAAATGGAGGATATGCGCTATATTTTCACGGATGAGGAAATCCGGGTGCAGTTGTCGCTTCGCGAAGCGTTTAATCCCGACAATCTGTGCAACCCGGACAAAATGTTCCCGAATCCCGCGCGCTGCGTGGAAGTGAAGCATGTGGCCGCGGCGGCGAGGCCGTAA
- a CDS encoding helix-turn-helix domain-containing protein, whose protein sequence is MSINGNREEKPLFSMKSTLLRRMIMLMLAAAVLPTVIVGVSSYLFSAEALQNEVNRANLQLLESTSASIDSELQNIQDSTLQMLFLPLFSSSALQKVKHAELDYNMLVSQFFLPFQNNHKLVLDISMYVKDNYILSSSSGLFRVVPVYDRNKLNDAIGYRKPFQWVNEVFRIRPNDPDDGITFISKLPLQDSSPLGLMLVRIDKKLFGNALQGSIVYPGQVRAVVDNEEHTVFNSSASAIPAALLDRIRESGGTNHKLHFRWNDRDYLVTTLTSPYTGWQYIDLIPAGQLNAKSAGIGVITAAVLAAVLLPAFAFTILGTRWLYRPVAVLLSHIRRDAAGNETDGDEIGFVVRHWLALKNKTSELQLQLSHQLPILQESFVMQTLQGHLIHYTQTELESLFQRYGLPHRAAFAVFVLICDRSSGAEGRFSERDQDLIVFAMKNIVGDMAGNADHSFRGIAVNLLNDQVAVLLWSRPETDIDAKTDEGWNASVKAFAEEARRVLTNYLRLPTTAGFGTATNEIRDLPQSFRQAVAALNSRLVAGSGQVIDQDNIFLKTSGSYRYPIELEQHYEESLKRGDLEEAQRMLHEFSRYVLGATNAAKIIHMSYTQLLGTTIRAMYLLGIDLDTVFKDEEPYDRLRKTQSMEELNAWFVQKLIVPVVTFVQNKTLLEHEQMIDNVAAFIRDHYDTDLSQDQCARDFGVGRTHLSKLFKRFKQVSFTDYVTQVRIEKAKELLRKTDLPVTDISVRVGYLHTQNFIRVFKKIEGVTPGMYREQS, encoded by the coding sequence ATGAGCATCAATGGGAACCGGGAAGAAAAGCCGCTGTTCAGCATGAAATCGACCTTGCTGAGAAGAATGATCATGCTGATGCTCGCTGCAGCCGTTCTTCCCACCGTTATCGTAGGCGTCAGCAGCTACCTGTTCTCCGCGGAGGCGCTGCAAAACGAAGTGAACCGCGCGAATCTCCAGCTGCTCGAGAGTACGTCCGCGTCGATCGACAGCGAATTGCAAAACATTCAGGACAGTACGCTGCAGATGCTTTTTCTGCCTCTGTTCAGCAGCTCCGCGCTTCAGAAGGTCAAGCATGCCGAGCTGGATTACAACATGCTGGTCTCCCAGTTTTTCCTTCCTTTTCAAAATAACCACAAACTCGTGCTCGATATTTCGATGTACGTCAAAGACAATTACATCCTCTCCTCCTCGTCCGGCTTGTTCCGGGTTGTGCCCGTCTACGACCGGAATAAGCTGAACGACGCGATCGGGTACCGGAAACCGTTTCAATGGGTAAATGAAGTGTTTCGAATCCGCCCGAACGATCCGGACGACGGCATTACGTTTATCAGCAAGCTGCCGCTGCAGGACAGCAGCCCGCTTGGGCTGATGCTCGTTCGCATCGACAAAAAGCTGTTCGGAAATGCGCTTCAAGGCTCGATCGTATACCCCGGGCAAGTGAGGGCCGTCGTCGACAACGAGGAGCACACGGTGTTCAATTCCTCCGCATCCGCGATCCCCGCCGCGCTGCTCGACCGGATTCGGGAAAGCGGCGGAACGAACCATAAGCTGCATTTTCGATGGAACGACCGCGACTATCTGGTTACGACGCTTACCTCGCCGTATACCGGCTGGCAGTATATCGATCTGATTCCAGCCGGTCAGCTGAACGCCAAGTCGGCGGGGATCGGCGTCATTACCGCGGCCGTTCTCGCCGCCGTTCTGCTGCCGGCCTTCGCGTTCACGATTTTGGGCACCCGATGGTTATACCGGCCGGTTGCCGTCTTGTTGTCCCATATCAGGCGCGATGCCGCCGGGAACGAGACGGACGGGGACGAAATCGGATTCGTGGTGCGGCATTGGCTGGCTTTGAAAAACAAGACGAGCGAGCTGCAGCTTCAGCTGTCCCACCAGCTGCCCATCCTTCAGGAATCGTTTGTCATGCAGACGCTGCAGGGGCATCTGATCCATTACACGCAAACCGAGCTCGAAAGCCTGTTTCAGCGTTACGGTTTACCGCATCGGGCGGCATTCGCCGTATTTGTCCTGATTTGCGACCGAAGCTCCGGGGCGGAGGGGAGATTTTCGGAACGGGATCAGGATTTGATCGTGTTTGCCATGAAAAATATTGTCGGCGATATGGCGGGCAATGCCGATCATTCGTTCCGCGGAATTGCCGTCAATCTGCTCAACGATCAGGTTGCCGTGCTGCTGTGGAGCAGGCCGGAGACGGACATCGACGCAAAAACCGACGAAGGCTGGAACGCATCGGTGAAGGCGTTCGCGGAGGAGGCGAGGAGGGTGCTGACGAATTACCTGCGGCTGCCGACCACGGCCGGATTCGGTACGGCGACGAATGAAATCCGGGACCTGCCGCAGTCGTTCCGCCAGGCCGTTGCCGCTTTAAATTCGCGGCTGGTTGCCGGGAGCGGGCAGGTGATCGACCAGGACAACATTTTTCTGAAGACAAGCGGCAGTTACCGGTACCCGATTGAACTGGAGCAGCATTACGAGGAGTCGTTAAAACGGGGCGATTTGGAGGAAGCGCAGCGCATGCTGCATGAATTTTCCAGGTATGTGTTAGGGGCCACAAATGCAGCGAAAATCATTCATATGTCGTACACGCAGCTTCTGGGCACCACGATCCGCGCCATGTACCTGCTGGGCATCGATTTGGACACGGTGTTCAAGGATGAAGAGCCTTACGACCGGCTGCGCAAAACGCAAAGCATGGAAGAGCTCAACGCCTGGTTTGTCCAAAAGCTGATCGTACCGGTCGTCACGTTCGTTCAGAACAAAACGCTGCTGGAGCACGAGCAGATGATCGACAATGTCGCCGCCTTCATCCGGGACCACTACGATACCGACCTCTCCCAGGATCAATGCGCCCGCGATTTCGGCGTCGGCCGGACTCACCTCAGCAAGCTGTTTAAAAGGTTCAAGCAGGTCTCGTTTACCGATTATGTCACGCAGGTTCGGATCGAAAAAGCCAAGGAGCTGCTGCGGAAGACGGATCTCCCGGTAACGGATATTTCGGTGCGGGTCGGCTACCTGCACACGCAAAATTTCATTCGCGTGTTCAAAAAAATCGAAGGCGTGACGCCCGGCATGTATCGCGAGCAATCGTAA
- a CDS encoding ABC transporter permease: MTKSQDTALSADKQVQLPHQNASPHRLRRWLTGWGRTFRQEKYLYVLALPGLLFFILFKYVPMWGLTLAFNDYSPYLGFFKSEWVGFANFKSFFLNPDFWLLFRNTLGISFLNILFFFPAPIVLALLLNELRNMAVKRWIQTAVYFPHFLSWVVIAGICFLTLGGDGIVNHLTVNAGGKSVDYLTNSSTFWALLTAQSIWKDSGWGTIIFLAALAGINPELYEAARMDGAGRWKQALYVTLPGIKATIIILLILRLGQVLDTGFEQIYLMSSSAVTQVADVFDTYAYRMGIQNGRFSFATTVGIFKSVVGLILVITANRIAKRFGEEGVY; encoded by the coding sequence TTGACGAAATCGCAGGACACCGCATTATCGGCCGATAAGCAGGTTCAACTGCCCCATCAGAACGCGTCTCCGCACCGCCTGCGCCGCTGGCTGACGGGCTGGGGACGAACGTTCCGGCAGGAGAAATATTTGTATGTCCTGGCGCTGCCGGGCCTGTTGTTTTTCATTCTCTTCAAATATGTGCCGATGTGGGGATTGACGCTGGCGTTTAACGACTATTCGCCTTATTTGGGGTTTTTCAAAAGCGAGTGGGTCGGGTTTGCAAACTTTAAAAGCTTTTTCCTGAACCCGGACTTCTGGCTGCTGTTCCGGAATACGCTTGGGATCAGCTTTCTCAACATCCTGTTTTTTTTTCCCGCGCCGATCGTGCTTGCGCTTCTGCTGAACGAATTGCGAAACATGGCCGTTAAACGATGGATACAGACCGCGGTATATTTTCCCCACTTTCTTTCCTGGGTCGTCATCGCGGGAATCTGCTTCCTGACGCTGGGCGGAGACGGCATCGTCAATCATTTGACCGTGAATGCCGGCGGGAAATCGGTCGACTATTTAACCAATTCCAGCACCTTTTGGGCACTGCTGACGGCCCAATCGATCTGGAAGGATTCGGGATGGGGCACGATTATTTTCCTCGCCGCCTTGGCGGGCATTAACCCGGAATTGTACGAAGCGGCGCGCATGGACGGCGCCGGCCGGTGGAAGCAGGCGCTGTATGTAACGCTTCCCGGGATTAAAGCCACCATTATCATTTTATTGATTCTGCGGCTGGGGCAGGTGCTCGATACCGGATTTGAGCAGATTTATTTGATGTCCAGCTCCGCGGTCACGCAAGTGGCCGACGTTTTCGACACGTATGCTTACCGAATGGGCATTCAGAACGGGCGGTTCAGCTTTGCGACCACCGTCGGCATTTTCAAATCGGTTGTGGGACTCATCCTGGTCATTACCGCGAACCGGATCGCCAAAAGATTCGGAGAGGAAGGAGTATATTGA
- a CDS encoding carbohydrate ABC transporter permease translates to MKPHPAARLFDAFNYAVLVAFSLLTLVPFLYVVIVSFTDPIEYATTPLVIVPKHWSLASYRFILSTATFPHSLAVSGALALIGTACSLILTSGLAYALSRKTFRLKRVIMLGILFTMLFNPGMIPNYLLVKELGLIDTLWSLILPVLTSAWYVILMRSFYLDIPDELEESAKIDGCTDIGVFFRIMLPVSLSAMAAFSLFFAVAYWNTYFNAVLYINDAAFRPMQVVLQLLLIQSSTQVGDPSVAQMLQSDQMLPPQTIKMSAVVLASFPIILVYPFLQKYFVKGMMVGSVKG, encoded by the coding sequence ATGAAGCCGCACCCTGCAGCCCGCCTGTTCGACGCTTTCAATTACGCCGTTCTCGTTGCCTTTTCGCTCCTGACGCTGGTGCCGTTCCTTTACGTTGTGATCGTTTCGTTCACCGATCCGATCGAATATGCCACAACCCCGCTCGTCATCGTGCCGAAGCATTGGAGCCTTGCTTCTTACCGGTTTATTTTGTCGACCGCCACCTTCCCGCACTCCCTGGCCGTCAGCGGCGCGCTGGCTTTGATCGGAACGGCGTGCAGTCTTATCCTGACCAGCGGGCTCGCCTACGCCTTGTCCCGCAAAACGTTCCGGCTGAAGCGCGTCATCATGCTCGGCATTTTGTTTACGATGCTGTTTAATCCGGGCATGATTCCGAATTACCTGCTCGTCAAGGAGCTCGGCCTCATCGACACGCTGTGGTCGCTCATTCTGCCCGTGCTAACGAGCGCCTGGTATGTCATCCTGATGCGAAGCTTCTACCTGGACATTCCCGACGAGCTCGAAGAGTCCGCGAAAATCGACGGCTGCACGGATATCGGCGTCTTCTTTCGCATCATGCTGCCCGTATCGCTGTCGGCGATGGCGGCGTTCAGCCTGTTTTTTGCCGTCGCGTACTGGAATACGTATTTTAATGCCGTGCTGTATATCAACGATGCGGCGTTCCGGCCGATGCAGGTTGTCCTGCAGCTGCTGCTGATTCAATCGTCCACCCAAGTCGGCGATCCGTCGGTCGCGCAAATGCTGCAAAGCGATCAAATGCTGCCGCCGCAGACGATTAAAATGTCGGCCGTCGTCCTGGCTTCGTTCCCGATCATCCTCGTCTATCCGTTCCTGCAAAAATATTTCGTCAAAGGCATGATGGTCGGTTCCGTGAAAGGCTGA